In Erigeron canadensis isolate Cc75 chromosome 7, C_canadensis_v1, whole genome shotgun sequence, one DNA window encodes the following:
- the LOC122609177 gene encoding secreted RxLR effector protein 161-like has product MCARYQANPKESHFQALKRIFRYLKGTVNLGLWYPKDIGFQLVAYSDADHAGCKLDRKSTSGSVQFLGDRLVSWSSKKQNCVSTSTAEVEYVAAASCCSQVLWMKTQLTDYGFQFDRIPIYCDSKSAIAISCNLVQHTKTKHIDVRFFKSAFLRFLGLIIKKGWSSKLGILPS; this is encoded by the exons ATGTGTGCAAGGTACCAGGCCAATCCCAAAGAAAGTCATTTTCAAGCCTTAAAGCGGATTTTCCGTTACCTTAAAGGCACAGTGAaccttggtctatggtatccaaagGATATCGGCTTTCAGTTAGTTGCATACTCGGATGCtgaccatgcaggttgtaagttgGATCGAAAGAGTACTTCAGGAAGTGTACAGTTTTTAGGGGATAGGTTGGTAAGTTGGTCTTCAAAGAAGCAGAATTGTGTATCTACATCTACTGCAGAAGTTGAATATGTTGCTGCAGCTagctgttgttcacaagttctttggatgaagacacaattaACTGATTATGGATTTCAGTTTGACAGAATTCCTATCTACTGTGACTCCAAGAGTGCAATTGCAATATCCTGCAATCTAGTTCAACATACAaaaaccaagcacatagatgttcg ATTCTTTAAATCTGCTTTCTTGAGATTTCTGGGTTTGATCATCAAAAAGGGTTGG AGCTCTAAGCTCGGCATACTTCCGTCTTAa